From Diospyros lotus cultivar Yz01 chromosome 4, ASM1463336v1, whole genome shotgun sequence, a single genomic window includes:
- the LOC127799408 gene encoding peroxidase 63: MAMALASLVLLLCLSPFSLSQSQSEQLRPDYYQTTCPRFEEIMRDTVTTKQIASPTTAAAILRLFFHDCFAGGCDASVLISSTPFHKAERDADINLSLPGDAFDLVVRAKTALELACPSVVSCSDILAVASRDLLTMMGGPFYPVQLGRKDALVSDPALAESTLPKPTMPMTELIEIFASKGFSVEEMVALNGAHTIGFSHCDQFSADLSRTDPTYNPTYADGLRRACADSRQNPSLSVFNDIMTPNKFDNMYFRNLPKGLGLLSSDRVLYSDRRTRPFVEAYAANETAFFEAFRGAMEKLSILGVKAGQQGEIRRRCDAFN; this comes from the exons ATGGCGATGGCATTGGCTTCACTCGTTCTGTTGCTGTGCCTTTCACCGTTCTCACTCTCTCAGTCACAGTCAGAGCAGCTGAGACCGGACTACTACCAGACCACGTGCCCCAGATTCGAGGAGATAATGCGGGACACCGTCACCACCAAGCAGATCGCCTCCCCGACCACCGCCGCCGCCATCCTCCGCCTCTTCTTCCACGATTGCTTCGCCGGCGGCTGCGACGCCTCCGTCCTCATCTCCTCCACCCCCTTCCACAAGGCCGAGCGCGACGCCGACATCAACCTCTCCCTCCCCGGCGACGCTTTTGACCTCGTCGTCCGCGCCAAGACCGCCCTCGAGCTAGCCTGCCCCTCCGTCGTCTCCTGCTCCGACATCCTCGCCGTTGCCTCCCGCGACCTCCTCACCATGATGGGCGGTCCCTTCTACCCCGTCCAGCTCGGCCG GAAGGACGCACTCGTCTCCGACCCCGCCCTCGCAGAATCCACTCTTCCGAAGCCCACAATGCCGATGACTGAACTGATCGAGATTTTCGCTTCCAAAGGCTTCTCCGTGGAAGAAATGGTGGCCTTGAACGGCGCCCACACGATCGGCTTCTCTCACTGCGACCAATTCAGCGCCGACCTCTCCCGGACCGACCCCACGTACAATCCCACGTACGCCGACGGACTAAGAAGAGCGTGCGCCGATTCCCGGCAGAACCCGTCGTTGTCGGTGTTCAACGACATCATGACGCCGAACAAGTTCGACAACATGTACTTCCGAAACCTCCCGAAGGGTCTGGGTCTCTTGTCCTCGGATCGGGTGCTGTACTCCGATCGGCGGACGAGGCCTTTCGTGGAGGCGTACGCGGCGAACGAGACCGCGTTCTTCGAAGCATTTCGTGGAGCGATGGAAAAGCTGAGCATCCTCGGCGTGAAAGCTGGGCAGCAAGGAGAGATCAGGCGCCGGTGTGATGCGTTTAATTAA